In Paenibacillus sonchi, a single genomic region encodes these proteins:
- the smc gene encoding chromosome segregation protein SMC → MFLKRIELAGFKSFADKTEMEFVRGITAVVGPNGSGKSNISDGIRWVLGEQSAKSLRGGKMEDIIFAGSDARKAVNYGEVSLTLDNEDHALPLDFSEVTVTRRVHRSGESEYLINKQACRLKDITELFMDTGIGREAYSIIGQGRIEEILSTRSEDRRGIFEEASGIVKYKSRKRDAARKLDETEQNLLRIHDLISELEDQVGPLKEQSEKAIRYKELREQLKQLEISVYVHQIEGIHTAWKEGNDRLEVLRDEQLELSTIVSAHDAKLESGRAELRALEEEVEKLQEQLLRYSEANEKSEGYGELLKERRRNLESNREQLLATLGSVGERSEGRQRELAELEHKLQQTRLALEELRTQIADEESRLEGVAGGINQSKEEQLKSSLLELMNLMAQARNEIRYADQQKESLERRMSRSQEESGKWTARLKELTSAQNGLKDKISSLGKEISSLRNAYITESEQTSKRQKLLEETQSGLRKWEQKREAQVSRHETMKEMQDDFDGFMLGVKEVLKGARKGQLSGVHGAVAELISVPEKLEMAVETALGASLQHVVMDNEAVSRQAISFLKQRQLGRATFLPLDVIRARQIGGSDRSMVEGADGFVGIGSELVGFEDKYASIVGSLLGNVVIAESLEQANRIAAKCQYRYRVVTLEGDVVNAGGSMTGGSQHKKNNSLLSRKRQLDQLFSEIEESERQIAKLKQGISRLREEQENASRKLEELRHNGDEKRLEEQRVSGDLKQLEQELRHVQEQVDGAGAERSGFESEVRALEESRKQAAAELERLEKEEKEAHEAIRSAESARKANESAKEELQSKLTGMKVTEGKLDQEIFSLEEQVRRMRQDAGSQDKELRQSRSLLITIEKDLEENTKEAVKQKEDLNSYRLKKEETAAKLDLARADRAALTRKLELAEGETKDQRQALKSVDDKLRSTEVAVGRLDVELDNILRKLSDDYELSYELAKQRYAVPEDVPAAQMEVQRLKRSISSLGEVNLGAIEEYQRVHERFTFLSGQKDDLVEAKTTLYHVIREMEEEMSKRFKITFDAIRREFGTVFTKLFGGGRADLMLLDPEHMLDTGIDIVAQPPGKKLQNLQLLSGGERALTAMALLFAILQVKPVPFCVLDEVEAALDEANVVRFAQYLREFSEQTQFIVVTHRKGTMEEADVLYGVTMEEGGVSKLVSVKLEDEEAEIA, encoded by the coding sequence ATGTTTTTGAAACGGATTGAATTAGCTGGCTTTAAATCATTTGCCGACAAAACGGAAATGGAATTCGTGCGCGGAATTACAGCCGTAGTGGGTCCGAACGGCAGCGGCAAAAGCAATATTTCCGACGGTATCCGCTGGGTTCTGGGCGAACAAAGCGCCAAATCGCTGCGCGGCGGCAAGATGGAGGATATTATTTTTGCCGGGAGCGATGCGCGCAAGGCTGTGAACTACGGGGAAGTGTCGCTTACGCTGGATAACGAGGATCATGCGCTGCCTCTGGATTTCAGCGAGGTGACGGTAACCCGCCGTGTGCATCGCAGCGGAGAGAGCGAATACTTAATCAATAAGCAGGCTTGCCGTCTGAAGGATATCACTGAGCTGTTCATGGATACCGGCATCGGGCGCGAGGCTTATTCGATTATTGGACAAGGCCGGATTGAAGAAATACTCAGTACCCGTTCCGAGGACCGGCGCGGCATATTTGAAGAAGCCTCAGGGATTGTTAAATATAAATCACGCAAAAGAGATGCGGCACGCAAGCTCGATGAAACCGAGCAGAATCTGCTGCGCATTCATGACCTGATCAGTGAGCTGGAGGATCAGGTGGGACCGCTGAAGGAGCAGTCCGAGAAGGCGATCCGTTACAAGGAACTGCGCGAGCAGCTCAAGCAGCTGGAGATCTCTGTGTATGTCCACCAGATCGAAGGCATACATACCGCGTGGAAGGAAGGCAATGACCGTCTGGAAGTGCTGCGCGACGAGCAGCTTGAGCTGTCCACAATCGTTTCGGCCCATGATGCCAAGCTTGAAAGCGGACGCGCCGAGCTGCGCGCATTGGAAGAAGAAGTAGAGAAGCTGCAGGAGCAGCTGCTGCGTTATAGTGAAGCTAATGAGAAAAGCGAAGGCTACGGTGAGCTGCTGAAGGAACGCAGACGCAATCTGGAGAGCAACCGGGAGCAGCTGCTGGCTACGCTTGGATCGGTGGGAGAACGTTCCGAGGGCAGACAGCGTGAGCTTGCCGAACTGGAGCATAAGCTGCAGCAAACCCGGCTGGCTCTTGAAGAGCTGCGAACACAGATTGCGGATGAGGAGTCCAGGCTGGAAGGCGTAGCCGGAGGCATTAACCAGAGCAAGGAAGAGCAGCTGAAGAGTTCGCTGCTTGAGCTGATGAATCTGATGGCCCAGGCCCGGAATGAAATCCGTTATGCGGACCAGCAGAAAGAAAGTCTGGAGCGCAGAATGAGCCGCAGCCAGGAAGAGAGCGGGAAATGGACCGCGAGGCTGAAGGAATTGACCTCTGCCCAAAACGGTCTGAAGGATAAAATTTCCAGCCTGGGCAAAGAAATCAGTTCGCTCCGCAATGCATACATCACGGAGAGCGAGCAAACCAGCAAACGGCAGAAGCTGCTGGAGGAGACACAGAGCGGACTCCGCAAATGGGAGCAGAAGCGTGAAGCCCAGGTTTCCCGGCATGAGACGATGAAGGAAATGCAGGATGATTTTGACGGATTTATGCTCGGAGTCAAAGAGGTGCTGAAGGGTGCGCGCAAAGGTCAGCTAAGTGGCGTACACGGTGCTGTCGCTGAGCTGATCTCCGTTCCGGAGAAGCTGGAAATGGCTGTCGAGACTGCACTTGGCGCTTCGCTCCAGCATGTGGTAATGGATAACGAGGCGGTGTCCCGGCAAGCGATTAGCTTTCTGAAACAGCGTCAGCTGGGACGTGCAACCTTTCTGCCGCTCGATGTCATCCGTGCCCGGCAGATCGGCGGAAGCGACCGCAGTATGGTGGAAGGTGCGGACGGATTTGTCGGAATCGGATCTGAGCTGGTGGGTTTCGAAGACAAATATGCAAGTATAGTCGGCAGTCTCCTGGGAAATGTGGTTATCGCAGAGAGCCTGGAACAGGCGAACCGCATTGCTGCCAAGTGCCAGTACCGGTATAGAGTGGTGACATTGGAGGGTGACGTTGTCAATGCGGGCGGTTCCATGACCGGGGGAAGCCAGCATAAGAAGAACAACAGCCTGTTAAGCCGCAAACGTCAGCTGGACCAGTTGTTCAGCGAGATTGAGGAGAGCGAGCGGCAGATCGCGAAGCTGAAGCAGGGCATCAGCCGGCTGCGGGAGGAGCAGGAGAATGCTTCACGGAAGCTGGAGGAACTGCGCCATAACGGTGATGAGAAGCGTCTGGAGGAGCAGCGTGTCTCCGGTGATCTGAAGCAGCTGGAGCAAGAGCTTCGCCATGTGCAGGAGCAGGTCGACGGAGCCGGTGCCGAGCGCAGCGGGTTCGAGAGCGAGGTCCGGGCGCTGGAGGAGAGCCGCAAGCAGGCGGCTGCTGAGCTTGAACGGCTGGAGAAGGAAGAGAAAGAAGCCCATGAGGCGATCCGGAGTGCTGAATCTGCGCGCAAGGCGAATGAGTCGGCTAAGGAAGAGCTGCAGAGCAAGCTGACCGGGATGAAGGTCACAGAGGGCAAGCTGGACCAGGAGATTTTCTCTCTGGAAGAGCAGGTGCGGCGCATGAGACAGGATGCGGGTTCGCAGGATAAAGAGCTGCGCCAGAGCCGCAGTCTGCTGATCACGATAGAGAAGGATCTGGAAGAAAACACGAAGGAAGCTGTGAAGCAGAAAGAAGACCTGAACAGCTATCGTCTGAAAAAAGAAGAGACAGCGGCAAAGCTGGACCTGGCCCGTGCCGACCGTGCGGCGTTGACACGCAAGCTGGAACTGGCCGAAGGCGAAACCAAGGATCAGCGCCAGGCGCTCAAATCCGTTGACGACAAGCTGCGCTCCACAGAAGTAGCCGTAGGGCGGCTCGATGTGGAGCTGGACAATATTCTGCGCAAGCTGAGCGACGACTATGAGCTCAGCTATGAGCTGGCGAAGCAGCGTTATGCGGTGCCTGAGGATGTGCCTGCCGCCCAGATGGAGGTGCAGCGTCTCAAACGCAGCATTTCTTCACTGGGTGAGGTGAATCTGGGAGCGATTGAGGAGTATCAGCGCGTGCATGAGCGGTTTACTTTCCTGAGCGGCCAGAAGGATGACCTGGTGGAAGCTAAAACCACGCTGTACCACGTTATCCGTGAGATGGAAGAGGAAATGTCCAAACGGTTTAAGATAACCTTTGACGCCATCCGCCGTGAATTCGGCACCGTATTCACCAAGCTGTTCGGCGGCGGACGGGCCGATCTGATGCTGCTGGACCCTGAGCATATGCTGGACACAGGGATTGATATTGTCGCCCAGCCTCCCGGCAAAAAACTGCAAAATCTGCAGCTTCTATCCGGTGGAGAGCGGGCACTTACAGCCATGGCGCTGCTGTTCGCCATCCTGCAGGTCAAGCCGGTGCCGTTCTGCGTACTGGATGAGGTCGAAGCTGCCCTCGATGAAGCCAATGTGGTGCGCTTTGCCCAGTATCTGCGCGAATTCTCGGAGCAGACACAGTTTATTGTTGTCACCCACCGCAAGGGAACCATGGAAGAAGCGGATGTGCTCTATGGTGTTACGATGGAAGAAGGCGGCGTATCCAAGCTGGTGTCGGTTAAACTGGAGGATGAGGAAGCGGAGATTGCTTAG